One Alicyclobacillus acidoterrestris DNA window includes the following coding sequences:
- a CDS encoding Cof-type HAD-IIB family hydrolase: MIQTKIEMVFLDIDGTLYANGALVPSGVHAVEQLLQKDIPVALCTGRSVLHAQHVQDELGVPYGIYFNGGLVKSRSDELFKAPFPSEDVEAIVRYADQFDIPTVVHTHAKAVAFEPIPPQYEPVLRSFDFPEIEVINKDFDILQTLPIYQINAFMTPGWDAEFEARFKGCYIYRWNPNAVDFQRRKSDKSIGALHLLKHLGISPEHAVHIGDGGNDVGMFRILGHSYAMGNAEPDVKRAAKRVTADALDDGVAKALLDLGLIDAIAR, encoded by the coding sequence ATGATACAGACAAAGATAGAAATGGTATTTCTCGATATCGACGGAACACTATACGCAAACGGAGCGCTTGTCCCAAGCGGTGTTCACGCGGTGGAACAATTGCTACAAAAAGATATCCCGGTTGCACTGTGTACTGGTCGATCCGTCCTTCACGCACAACACGTCCAGGACGAATTGGGCGTGCCCTACGGCATTTATTTTAACGGCGGCCTTGTAAAATCGAGATCGGATGAATTGTTCAAAGCGCCCTTCCCAAGCGAAGACGTAGAGGCGATTGTTCGTTACGCCGACCAATTTGACATCCCCACGGTCGTGCATACGCACGCCAAAGCCGTCGCATTTGAACCGATTCCGCCACAATACGAACCCGTACTGCGGTCCTTCGATTTTCCGGAGATTGAAGTCATCAACAAAGACTTCGACATTCTTCAAACCCTGCCAATTTACCAAATCAACGCCTTCATGACGCCCGGGTGGGACGCCGAGTTCGAAGCGCGTTTTAAAGGGTGCTACATCTACCGCTGGAACCCGAACGCCGTCGACTTTCAACGCCGCAAGTCGGACAAATCCATTGGCGCACTGCATCTGCTCAAGCACCTTGGCATCTCCCCAGAACATGCAGTGCACATCGGCGACGGCGGAAATGACGTCGGGATGTTTCGCATCCTTGGCCACTCCTATGCAATGGGTAATGCGGAACCGGACGTCAAACGCGCTGCCAAACGCGTGACCGCTGACGCGCTCGACGACGGCGTGGCGAAAGCCCTACTGGATCTCGGTTTAATTGACGCTATCGCACGCTGA
- a CDS encoding glycine--tRNA ligase, with amino-acid sequence MQTTMEQLVSLAKRRGFIFPGSEIYGGLANTWDYGPLGAQMKQNIKQVWWRQFIEQNPYNVGLDSAILMNRSVWVASGHVGNFNDPMVDCRQCKSRYRADKLIEEAAEARGEEIIVDGLPFEQMDALLVKYDVQCPECGAKDFTSVRQFNMMFKTHQGVTEEAANEVYLRPETAQGIFVNFKNVQRAMRKKLPFGIGQIGKSFRNEITPGNFTFRTREFEQMELEFFCAPGEDMEWFRYWRQFCYDFLLSIGMKEENLRLRDHEKEQLSHYSTATTDVEYKFPFGWGELLGVADRTDYDLKAHATHSGENMTVQEEGQEPFIPYCIEPSIGVDRLFLALFADAYDEEEVGENDTRVVLRLHPAIAPYKAAVFPLSKKLSEAATQLYTSLSKQFSVDYDESGSIGKRYRRHDEIGTPYCITYDFESETDHAVTIRHRDSMEQERVAIADVAAWLNERIGR; translated from the coding sequence ATGCAAACGACAATGGAACAACTTGTATCATTAGCAAAGCGCCGCGGATTTATTTTCCCGGGCTCGGAAATATACGGCGGATTGGCGAACACATGGGATTACGGCCCACTTGGCGCTCAAATGAAACAAAATATCAAACAGGTGTGGTGGCGTCAGTTTATTGAACAGAACCCGTACAACGTTGGGCTTGATTCGGCGATTTTGATGAACCGGAGCGTTTGGGTTGCTTCCGGGCACGTGGGCAACTTTAATGATCCGATGGTGGATTGCCGCCAGTGTAAGTCGCGCTATCGGGCAGACAAGCTGATTGAGGAAGCGGCAGAAGCCCGTGGTGAGGAGATTATTGTCGACGGCCTGCCATTTGAGCAGATGGATGCGTTGCTCGTCAAATATGACGTACAGTGTCCTGAGTGTGGCGCGAAAGATTTTACGTCCGTGCGCCAGTTCAACATGATGTTCAAAACCCACCAGGGTGTCACCGAAGAGGCGGCCAACGAGGTCTACTTGCGCCCAGAGACAGCGCAGGGGATTTTCGTCAATTTTAAGAACGTGCAGCGCGCGATGCGCAAAAAGTTGCCCTTCGGCATTGGCCAGATTGGCAAGAGCTTTCGCAATGAGATCACGCCCGGCAATTTCACGTTCCGCACGCGGGAATTTGAGCAAATGGAACTGGAATTTTTCTGTGCGCCCGGCGAAGACATGGAGTGGTTCCGCTACTGGCGCCAATTCTGTTATGACTTCTTGTTGTCTATCGGCATGAAAGAGGAGAACCTGCGACTGCGCGACCACGAAAAAGAACAACTGTCTCACTATAGTACGGCGACGACCGACGTCGAGTACAAGTTCCCGTTTGGTTGGGGTGAGTTGCTTGGTGTGGCGGATCGGACAGATTATGACCTGAAGGCACACGCCACGCATTCCGGCGAAAACATGACCGTGCAAGAGGAAGGGCAAGAGCCGTTTATCCCGTATTGTATTGAACCGTCTATCGGTGTAGATAGGCTGTTCTTGGCGCTGTTCGCCGATGCGTATGACGAAGAGGAAGTGGGCGAGAACGACACGCGCGTGGTGTTGCGCCTGCATCCAGCGATTGCGCCATACAAAGCCGCTGTCTTCCCGTTGTCGAAGAAGCTCAGCGAGGCGGCGACACAACTGTACACCAGTCTGTCCAAGCAGTTCAGTGTGGATTATGACGAGTCGGGATCGATTGGGAAACGGTACCGCCGCCACGACGAGATTGGTACGCCGTATTGCATCACGTACGACTTTGAATCAGAGACCGACCACGCGGTGACCATTCGCCATCGCGACAGCATGGAGCAGGAACGCGTTGCGATTGCAGACGTTGCGGCTTGGCTCAACGAGCGCATCGGGCGATAA
- a CDS encoding MFS transporter, whose protein sequence is MRNRTGLIILMFASVVAMMPNSVLFPAEDELASHLHRSLGFVGWMVTAYAIAYVCATPVLGMISDFLGRKAVLVVGLCLFAIGGLVPIGFDNPVLILIGRCVMGVGSAGIQPMVDSMIGDMYPRGPARRRAFAFFAGAIAVAEAMMPFLGGVAAAIWWKAVFVLYGSAILAAVSTVRLNISNQAAENEERITYEAYVQSLRVAARMPVLAATVLGAMVFGVIYFGISAMMPLAYGGAHTSLANGFLFLPLGFCWVVGAFIFAKVTHVRHLHRLVLCALIVLAGATWWLGDARSWLPLLMISALWGAGSAVLTTVFTWVVGDESPNAVRGAMNGIYNAAYVLGFSVGAPLFISLVHYVGLQNACGIGAVLMALLIPPLCLTYRQAAKVKAAPVNSLKA, encoded by the coding sequence ATGAGAAACCGCACAGGACTAATCATTTTAATGTTTGCGTCGGTGGTGGCGATGATGCCGAACTCCGTCTTGTTCCCAGCGGAGGATGAGCTGGCAAGCCATTTACACCGTTCGCTTGGATTTGTCGGCTGGATGGTGACGGCGTACGCGATTGCCTATGTCTGTGCCACACCAGTGCTTGGTATGATTTCCGATTTCTTAGGGCGCAAGGCGGTGCTAGTCGTCGGCTTGTGTCTGTTCGCCATTGGCGGTTTGGTGCCTATCGGTTTTGATAATCCCGTCCTGATTCTCATTGGGCGATGCGTCATGGGGGTGGGATCCGCAGGCATTCAACCGATGGTCGATAGCATGATTGGGGATATGTACCCGCGGGGTCCTGCGCGGCGCCGCGCGTTTGCGTTTTTTGCCGGAGCCATTGCCGTGGCGGAGGCGATGATGCCATTTCTGGGCGGAGTGGCCGCGGCCATTTGGTGGAAGGCCGTTTTCGTCCTCTATGGCAGCGCTATCCTGGCGGCCGTGTCGACCGTGCGGTTGAACATTTCAAATCAAGCCGCTGAAAATGAAGAGCGAATTACGTACGAGGCTTACGTGCAGTCCCTGCGCGTCGCGGCTCGGATGCCGGTTCTTGCGGCCACTGTGCTCGGTGCGATGGTGTTTGGCGTGATTTACTTTGGAATCTCGGCCATGATGCCACTGGCTTATGGTGGTGCGCACACGTCGCTGGCAAATGGATTTTTGTTTTTGCCGCTTGGTTTTTGCTGGGTAGTTGGGGCATTTATTTTTGCGAAAGTCACGCACGTGCGGCATTTGCACAGGCTGGTGCTTTGCGCGCTGATTGTGCTTGCCGGCGCTACGTGGTGGCTTGGCGATGCGCGTTCGTGGCTGCCGCTGTTGATGATTAGCGCCTTGTGGGGGGCTGGGTCAGCCGTCTTGACGACGGTGTTCACTTGGGTGGTTGGCGACGAGTCGCCAAACGCTGTGCGCGGGGCGATGAACGGTATCTATAACGCTGCGTACGTCCTTGGATTCTCGGTGGGCGCGCCGCTCTTTATCAGCCTTGTTCATTACGTCGGCTTGCAAAACGCGTGTGGCATTGGCGCCGTGCTAATGGCTCTCTTAATTCCGCCGCTTTGTCTTACATATCGACAGGCGGCGAAAGTGAAGGCGGCACCCGTCAATTCACTGAAAGCGTGA
- the metH gene encoding methionine synthase, whose translation MTKALEHLFQQRILILDGAMGTMIQQSGLTADDFGGPALEGCNEYLNITRPDLIRRIHDAYFEAGADIVETNSFGSTPLVLAEYDLADLAFEISRQAAALARESADAFATEAKPRFVAGSVGPTTKSLSVTGGATFDELVESYAVQMEGLMVGGADFLLIETSQDLLNVKAAGIAVHRVAEKLAREIPVMISGTIEPMGTTLAGQSIEAFYLSVEHMRPFAVGINCATGPELMRDHVRALSALAECAVSCHPNAGLPDENGCYLETPYAFAKKMSDFAREGWLNIAGGCCGTTPAHIRELAAQIEGLAPRAFAAEHAHAVSGMEAMVLSDDMRPVLVGERTNVIGSRKFRRLVASADYDAAAEVARTQVRAGAQVVDVCLADPDRDELADMEQVLPLIVRKVKVPIMIDSTDADVVEAALKRVQGKCIINSTNLEDGEARLATYANLARTYGAALVIGTIDEQGMAVSRRRKVDIALRTVRLLTEKYGLRKADIIIDPLTFPVGTGDEKYIGSALETVEAIRMLREQLPECPTLLGISNVSFGLPPAGREVLNAVFLYHCTKAGLSYAIVNSERIERYASIPEDERELANRLLFATTDELVAEFTAKYREKRVAPSVAVSDLPLSDRLARYVIDGTKEGLIADLDEALQSYKPLEIINGPLMAGMTEVGRLFNNNELIVAEVLQSAEVMKAAVAYLEQYMEKSDTYAKGRLLLATVKGDVHDIGKNLVEIIMANNGFDVVNLGIKVAPEQLIQAIREHQPDMVGLSGLLVKSAQQMVVTAEDFRHAGIDLPILVGGAALTKKFTLTKIADKYDGPVLYAKDAMEGLDIANQLMSEDARHQLLSRNEAERQSFVEQGKTQNPQVRKPTVKVQSDIDRKAPVYTPPDLERHILRDYPVAMLRPYLNLQMLLGKHLGLAGNVEKLLAERDDKAMALLDTVELLMEEAVAKGWLQANAVYQFFPTAADGDELVIYAADGKQVRTRIPFPRQAKPPYLCVADFVRPVEDGVMDYVAMFAVTTGSQVRHEAERLKQAGEYLRAHALQSIALELAEAFAERVHQQIRDMWGFPDSPTMTMRERFIARYQGIRVSFGYPACPDLESQATLFSLLRPEDIGIQLTDGFMMDPEASVSALAFSHPEAKYFNVEANG comes from the coding sequence GTGACCAAAGCGCTTGAGCATTTATTCCAACAACGCATTCTCATCCTGGACGGCGCGATGGGGACGATGATTCAACAAAGTGGCCTAACGGCCGATGACTTTGGTGGTCCCGCGCTGGAAGGGTGTAACGAATATTTGAACATCACGCGTCCAGACCTCATTCGGAGGATTCACGACGCGTATTTTGAAGCCGGTGCAGACATCGTCGAAACCAATTCGTTTGGCAGTACACCGCTTGTCCTCGCGGAGTACGATTTGGCAGATTTGGCGTTTGAAATCAGCCGCCAGGCGGCTGCGCTCGCACGCGAATCGGCGGACGCGTTTGCGACCGAAGCGAAGCCTCGGTTTGTGGCGGGGTCTGTCGGTCCGACGACGAAGAGTCTGTCGGTGACCGGTGGCGCTACGTTCGACGAATTGGTGGAAAGTTACGCTGTGCAGATGGAAGGGTTGATGGTCGGCGGCGCGGACTTTTTGCTCATCGAGACATCGCAGGATTTGCTGAACGTCAAAGCTGCGGGCATCGCCGTCCATCGCGTCGCAGAGAAACTAGCGCGGGAAATTCCCGTCATGATTAGCGGCACCATTGAACCGATGGGGACGACGCTCGCTGGGCAGAGCATTGAGGCCTTTTACCTGTCGGTGGAACATATGCGGCCGTTTGCAGTAGGTATCAACTGTGCGACAGGTCCAGAACTCATGCGCGATCACGTTCGTGCCCTGTCCGCGCTTGCAGAATGCGCGGTCAGTTGCCATCCAAACGCAGGTCTGCCGGACGAAAATGGATGTTACCTGGAGACGCCATATGCGTTTGCGAAGAAAATGTCCGACTTTGCGCGCGAAGGTTGGCTCAATATCGCAGGAGGCTGCTGTGGGACGACGCCAGCGCACATTCGCGAGCTCGCCGCGCAAATCGAGGGGTTAGCCCCGCGCGCCTTCGCGGCGGAACATGCGCATGCTGTGTCGGGCATGGAGGCGATGGTACTGAGCGACGATATGCGCCCAGTGCTCGTCGGTGAGCGCACGAACGTGATCGGATCGCGCAAATTCCGCCGACTGGTCGCGAGCGCGGATTACGACGCTGCGGCGGAAGTCGCGCGGACACAAGTGCGGGCGGGTGCGCAGGTGGTCGACGTCTGTCTGGCTGACCCGGATAGGGATGAACTCGCCGATATGGAGCAGGTCTTGCCGCTTATCGTGCGCAAGGTGAAGGTGCCAATTATGATTGACTCGACAGACGCGGATGTCGTCGAGGCGGCGCTCAAGCGGGTGCAAGGCAAGTGCATCATCAACTCGACGAATCTCGAGGACGGCGAAGCGCGGTTGGCGACCTATGCGAACCTTGCGCGCACGTACGGCGCTGCGTTGGTCATTGGGACGATTGACGAACAAGGGATGGCGGTGAGTCGCCGCCGGAAAGTGGACATTGCGTTGCGCACTGTCCGATTGTTGACGGAAAAATATGGGCTGCGCAAGGCGGACATCATTATCGATCCGCTTACCTTCCCCGTCGGAACGGGCGACGAGAAATATATCGGATCAGCGCTGGAGACGGTCGAAGCCATCCGCATGCTTCGCGAACAACTGCCTGAGTGTCCAACGCTGCTTGGCATTAGCAATGTGTCGTTTGGCCTCCCGCCGGCTGGGCGCGAGGTGCTGAACGCGGTCTTTTTGTATCACTGCACGAAGGCGGGGCTCTCCTACGCGATTGTCAACAGCGAGCGAATTGAGCGCTACGCATCGATCCCAGAGGACGAGCGAGAACTCGCGAATCGGCTGTTATTTGCGACGACGGACGAGTTGGTGGCCGAATTTACTGCGAAGTACCGCGAGAAGCGCGTGGCACCCTCTGTCGCGGTCAGCGATTTGCCGCTGTCGGATCGGCTCGCGAGATACGTCATCGATGGCACGAAGGAAGGACTGATTGCAGATCTCGACGAGGCGCTCCAATCTTATAAACCTCTGGAGATTATCAATGGTCCGCTGATGGCGGGGATGACGGAAGTGGGGCGGCTGTTCAATAACAATGAGTTGATTGTGGCGGAGGTACTGCAGTCGGCAGAAGTGATGAAGGCGGCTGTGGCGTATCTCGAGCAGTATATGGAGAAAAGTGATACGTACGCTAAAGGCCGGCTCTTGTTGGCGACGGTGAAAGGTGACGTCCACGACATTGGCAAAAACTTGGTCGAAATCATTATGGCCAACAATGGGTTCGACGTCGTGAATTTGGGGATTAAGGTGGCGCCTGAGCAACTCATTCAAGCGATTCGGGAACACCAGCCAGACATGGTCGGTTTGTCAGGACTTTTGGTGAAATCCGCGCAGCAAATGGTCGTTACGGCAGAGGACTTTCGCCATGCGGGCATCGACTTGCCCATCCTGGTGGGCGGTGCGGCGCTGACGAAAAAGTTTACGCTGACCAAGATTGCGGACAAGTACGACGGCCCCGTGTTGTACGCGAAGGATGCGATGGAGGGACTGGATATCGCGAATCAGTTGATGAGCGAAGACGCGCGTCATCAACTGCTGTCGCGCAATGAGGCTGAGCGTCAAAGTTTTGTCGAACAGGGCAAGACGCAAAATCCTCAAGTTAGAAAGCCAACAGTCAAGGTGCAATCCGACATTGACCGGAAAGCGCCCGTGTACACGCCACCTGACCTCGAACGGCACATCCTTCGGGATTATCCAGTAGCGATGCTCCGTCCGTATCTGAACTTGCAGATGCTGCTTGGGAAGCACCTCGGGCTCGCAGGTAATGTTGAAAAGCTGCTAGCAGAACGAGACGACAAGGCGATGGCGTTGCTCGACACGGTTGAGCTCCTGATGGAGGAAGCCGTGGCGAAAGGCTGGTTGCAAGCCAACGCGGTCTATCAATTTTTCCCGACCGCTGCGGACGGCGATGAACTGGTCATCTACGCCGCTGATGGCAAGCAGGTGCGGACGCGTATTCCGTTTCCAAGGCAAGCGAAGCCGCCGTACTTGTGCGTAGCCGATTTCGTGCGGCCCGTGGAGGACGGCGTGATGGATTATGTCGCGATGTTTGCGGTGACGACGGGCAGTCAAGTGCGGCACGAGGCCGAACGCCTCAAACAAGCAGGCGAGTATTTGCGGGCGCACGCGCTGCAATCTATTGCACTTGAATTGGCCGAGGCGTTCGCAGAACGTGTGCATCAGCAAATCCGGGATATGTGGGGCTTTCCTGATTCGCCCACGATGACGATGCGCGAACGATTTATTGCCCGCTACCAGGGGATACGCGTCTCCTTTGGCTATCCTGCATGTCCTGATCTCGAATCGCAGGCGACACTGTTTTCGCTGCTGCGGCCGGAGGACATCGGAATTCAGCTGACGGATGGTTTTATGATGGATCCAGAAGCGTCTGTGTCAGCCTTGGCGTTCAGCCATCCGGAGGCGAAATATTTCAACGTCGAAGCCAACGGGTAA
- a CDS encoding bifunctional homocysteine S-methyltransferase/methylenetetrahydrofolate reductase, which yields MATKDQVWPAHSLQVGDRRYVIGDGAMATYLHQRGVPIRVSAEALNLSDPALVEEVHRAYVQAGSTMIQTNTFAANRRSLARHGLADRVQEVNQAAVAIARKAAGQAASVYGTIAPVEGGNRYGSALLNEERQQLQAFYEEQVEALAAAGIDGWILETFPDLEELLVAVEVVTAHSNLPIVANLSPEEIGVTRDGVGLAEAFTALRAAGVHVTGINCRLGPYGILRSFEQLLPLADGSGQFAAMPNGGMLHKTDDGALSYTGDEENFADIMLRMANLGVTWLGGCCGTTPAHIRTLVSRLKTSTDESATTTAQLGAVEGRPWRVANRDDKPTVGEILPPTPQSLVERVQTKTTIVVELDPPKTLNCDKFLEGARALRDAGCDLITMADNSLGSVRVSNMALAGMLQQEGIEPLVHVTCRDRNLIGQQSHLMGLSVMGVRHILLITGDPSRYGDLPGASSVYDVSSIDLTKMVRRLNDGVGFSGKALTRPAKFVIGTAFNPHVRNFDKAVERLKRKVAAGADYVMTQPVYDAAMMERIATATLHLGVPVFIGIMPLTSLRNAEFLHYQVPGITIPELVLQQMREASPESAQEVGLAIARDLCDEACQYFNGLYLVTPFLKYDMTVSLTKYIRANTAAAVRSS from the coding sequence ATGGCGACCAAGGACCAGGTGTGGCCAGCGCATAGTCTGCAAGTAGGGGACCGAAGGTATGTTATCGGCGACGGGGCAATGGCGACCTATTTACATCAGCGGGGCGTCCCCATTCGCGTAAGCGCCGAGGCGCTCAATCTGTCCGATCCGGCGCTTGTCGAGGAAGTCCATCGGGCTTATGTACAGGCCGGATCGACGATGATTCAGACCAACACATTCGCGGCGAATCGGCGCAGTTTAGCGCGGCATGGACTGGCGGATCGCGTACAAGAGGTCAATCAAGCGGCAGTGGCCATCGCGCGCAAGGCCGCTGGCCAAGCGGCGTCGGTCTATGGCACCATCGCGCCGGTCGAAGGCGGCAATCGCTATGGCAGCGCGTTGTTGAACGAGGAACGGCAGCAATTGCAGGCGTTTTACGAGGAGCAGGTCGAGGCGCTGGCGGCGGCTGGCATTGATGGGTGGATACTCGAAACTTTCCCGGATTTAGAAGAGTTGTTGGTCGCTGTTGAGGTGGTGACGGCGCACTCCAATCTCCCGATAGTCGCCAATTTGTCGCCGGAGGAAATTGGCGTCACGCGCGACGGCGTCGGACTGGCCGAAGCGTTTACCGCGCTTCGCGCAGCAGGTGTGCATGTGACGGGCATCAATTGTCGGCTAGGCCCTTATGGCATCCTGCGATCTTTCGAACAACTCCTGCCGCTCGCAGATGGTTCCGGCCAGTTTGCCGCAATGCCGAACGGTGGCATGTTGCACAAGACGGATGACGGCGCATTGTCCTACACAGGAGATGAGGAAAACTTCGCGGATATCATGCTTAGAATGGCGAATCTTGGCGTCACGTGGTTGGGTGGTTGCTGCGGTACGACGCCGGCGCACATTCGGACGCTGGTGTCGCGACTCAAAACGTCGACAGACGAAAGCGCGACGACAACTGCGCAACTTGGCGCTGTAGAGGGTCGGCCTTGGCGAGTCGCCAATCGGGATGACAAACCGACTGTGGGCGAAATCTTGCCGCCGACACCTCAGTCCCTTGTCGAGCGCGTCCAGACCAAGACGACGATTGTAGTCGAACTCGATCCGCCGAAGACGCTGAATTGTGACAAATTTCTGGAAGGTGCTAGAGCCCTGCGCGATGCTGGTTGTGACCTCATCACCATGGCCGACAATTCGCTTGGCAGCGTTCGTGTCAGCAACATGGCACTTGCAGGAATGTTGCAACAAGAAGGCATTGAGCCTTTGGTTCACGTCACATGTCGAGATAGGAACCTGATTGGCCAACAGTCGCACTTAATGGGGTTATCCGTCATGGGGGTGCGCCATATCCTGCTCATCACTGGAGATCCGTCTCGGTACGGAGATTTGCCTGGCGCCTCGTCGGTTTACGACGTGTCCTCAATCGATTTGACCAAAATGGTACGCCGATTGAACGACGGCGTGGGCTTTTCCGGTAAGGCGCTGACGAGACCCGCGAAGTTCGTCATTGGGACGGCGTTCAATCCACATGTGCGCAACTTTGATAAGGCGGTAGAGCGCCTGAAGCGCAAAGTTGCGGCAGGCGCAGATTACGTGATGACACAGCCAGTTTACGACGCAGCCATGATGGAGCGTATCGCTACCGCGACCCTTCATCTCGGCGTGCCAGTGTTCATTGGCATCATGCCGTTGACCAGTCTGCGCAACGCCGAGTTCCTGCACTACCAGGTGCCGGGCATTACGATTCCAGAGCTTGTCCTTCAGCAGATGCGGGAGGCTTCACCTGAGTCAGCGCAGGAAGTGGGGTTGGCGATTGCGCGCGACTTGTGCGACGAAGCTTGCCAGTACT